A part of Sebastes umbrosus isolate fSebUmb1 chromosome 21, fSebUmb1.pri, whole genome shotgun sequence genomic DNA contains:
- the si:ch73-264p11.1 gene encoding SH2 domain-containing protein 1B: protein MATSLPVCYHGAITKTECEELLGKKNKDGAYLIRNSETIQGAMCLCVYKQKIVYTYRLLTTHTGNYTLMTAGGVNEVFFKTLDELIHHFKRKNQGLAMHLRHSVKRKTAMLIQPQKPPDPPEEVPDYENVTDSSDYVEVLPL from the exons ATGGCAACATCTCTACCAGTGTGTTACCACGGTGCCATCACCAAGACGGAGTGTGAGGAGCTGCTGGGGAAGAAGAACAAGGATGGAGCCTACCTGATCCGAAACAGCGAGACCATCCAGGGAgccatgtgtctgtgtgtcta TAAACAGAAAATAGTGTATACCTACAGACTGCTGACGACACACACTGGAAACTATACTCTCAtg ACAGCAGGAGGTGTGAATGAGGTATTTTTTAAGACTTTGGACGAACTGATCCATCACTTTAAAAGGAAGAACCAGGGCCTGGCCATGCACCTGCGCCACTCGGTCAAAAGGAAGACGGCCATGTTGATCCAGCCCCAGAAACCTCCCGACCCACCTGAGGAAGTACCTGACTATGAGA ATGTTACTGACTCATCTGATTACGTCGAAGTCTTGCCTCTTTGA